GCCATGGTGGAATCAATGTGGCCTTGTATGAAAATGATTAATGAACATGGCTATGATTCTGAGTCCCCAATGACAAGTTTAGTACATGTTGTTGCCTAAAACAACCCTCCATTTATTTTCTTGTTCTTTTGACAATGTCATTATTAGATATTTACTCTGATTTATGACATTGTTGCAAATCAGCCAGTAAAATAAGCTTATGGGTTGAATAATGTTTATGGGCCACATAGTATtgtgaaatgtaaaatgttgtaaatGTTTAAAACTTTTACCAATGTAATATTTATAGTACAATTGTATGGTTATCCAAAGTTTATTAACTGATTATTGTTTGCTAATAAACAACAAATGACATAGTTGTATGTAAGCCATGCATTTTATGTACAATTGTATCTTGTCAAACTACGATACAAACTCATAATTTTATATCTCTAAAGCTAATGTAACAGGTTGGAAAGACTGCTTCCATATTGAAACTGTTCTCTAATTGAAATGTCCAATGAAATACTCTCCTCTCTTTGATCTGTTCTCTGGGATGGGTCATTTGTGAGTGATTGGTTCATAGTCTTAAGGGGATATTTCTAGTTCCAGTGACATTCTGCTATAAAACCATGCTGTTAATAAATGGTGTGTGCAAGGTGTGAAAACATTTCTCTCATTCCATCCACATTTGTAGGTCAAAAGATCACAACTGTCATACAAAAATAAGCATCTGTAGTAATGATTTTGCAGAAGCAACAGCACGCCATGAAAATTCTAGCATTGCTAACAAGTTTAACTTCATTTAACCCTCCAGGTGACTTCCCTAGGGGTGACTTCCTTCAGCCTGTGTGCCCTGGGTATCGACCGCTTCAATGCTACCACTAGCTCCCAGCCCAAGACCCGACGGATAGAGCGCTGCCAGTCCGTCCTGGCCAAGCTGCTGGTCATCTGGGTGGGTTCCATGGTGCTGGCGGCCCCAGAGCTGCTGCTATGGCAGCTCAGCCAGGCCGTGTCTCCAGCCACGGGGGCCTTGATGGACTCCTGCACCATGAACCCCACCACCAACCTTCCAGAGTCCATCTACGCCCTGGTCATCAACTACCACGAGTGCCGCATGTGGTGGTACTTTGGCTGCTACTTCTGCCTGCCCGTGGTCTTCACCCTGCTGTGCCAGCTGGCCACCTGCCACGTGTCCCATGACAGTATCCCTGAGCGTCTGGAGGAGCGCTCCCCCTCCAAGAAGCAGAAGATACAACACAACCAACAGGTGGAGCGCCAGCTCAACTGCACCGTGATGGCCCTGGCCGTGGTCTACGGTGTCTGCGCCCTGCCAGAGAACGCGTGCAACATCGTTCTGGCATATACCGCCATGCCCATCTCTGAAAACACTGCCACCTTGCTGGCCCTCATCAACCAGTTCTTCTTGTTCTTCAAGTCGTCGGTGacgccgctgctgctgctgtgccTCTGTAAGTCCCTGGGCCAGGCCTTCAtggactgctgctgctgctgctgtgaggAGTGCCAACCCGGCAGCTCCTCTTCCCCTGGCACTGAGGCCAAACTCAAGAGCACCAACGAGATGTCCTCCTCCATCTTCTTTGACAAAGCCAAGGACAGCTCCACCATCCTGTCGATCAGCTGAACTGGCTTCTCCTGCCTGCCTTTTTTCCCCCATCCTATCACCTAACCTGATTAGATGTGGTAACAAAGCAACTCACCTTTCAGCAGTGAACATTCCAACCTCAACCTCACCCCACTTTCCTCCCCAGGCACACCACACAGGGATCAGATGCTGGATCTCTCCATGGACACACCTTTTCATTGTTATTAGTCAGAGGACTGGGACCATTGTCAGTGCCACCTTCTCTGTATCCTTAAAGTCTGTAATGTCTCTCCAAATAGAGACCACACCCATCCAGTTTTAAGACTGACTAAGTGCAGATTAGGAGAAGAGCTCCATTTAATATCTTTGTAGAATTGTCACCCCAATGTTTTTATTCTAAGGATTATTAGATGAAGATAAACTGAGTATTATGTTAGATTATTATGATAGCTTTGACTAACTAACATTCCCTTGGAGCCCCAGAGTGTGGGGCACTGAGATAATTATTTTTGATGTCACAGCCTATTTACATATCTGTTAATCAATGTGTGTTTGCTCTCTAGCCAACACAGACAAGATTTtcttcaccccccaccccccccaaactCCAGATGGAGCTACTTCATCTTTAGCCATCCTGTGTCATTGTATACATTATTACTTTGAGTTTTATTAATAATGAAGAGAGATGGTTCAGCCATAGTAATTTCCATCAAATCAAAGTGCTgtgaataataaaaaaatatttgaccAGATAATCATGAAAAGTCACTGTACAGAGGTCAAGGTTATTAGAAGGTTAAGAGGGAAGTCAGACATAATTTTGTGAATAAGAGAAAAAAAATGTTCTGAGATGTAAATCCACCGGCTGTAGTGATGTTAATTTATCCAATAAAGGTTTATAATTGATCACCGCTTGTCATTTTTCTCCTAGAGAGACTTCAAAAAAGTTAGTTTAAAAATGTGTAACTGATTGCTCAACCAGCTGAAGGGATTTTGGGGGATTAGTGGTTGACTGAGCATCCCATTGACCCTCTGAAACTCAATAATGGGGTCCTCCCTCTGAGCTGGAGCATATTTTTCCTCTCACTAATTCAGGCTTTGGACAGCAGCAGAGCTGCTCTCATAAGGGTATCATTGTTCTCCAGGGGCCGATGGAACCCTACACTCTGAATATCAATGCCCTGTGACTACAGTTGAGTTGCCAGGTTACCGTCCCAAAATTCACGTGTATTGCAGACTGGCCAAAGCCAGGCAGGCTTTCCACCGTTTTCTCACCCTGTCTGGTTCCCCTGGAAACAGGGGGTTTTAACTGTCCAAATCAAAATGGGGTGCTGCTGCATGTTCTCTAACGTTGTGGTGAAAGTTAGAAAGAAAATGAATGATATAGAAATGTTTCTAATTTGTTTAATTTCACTTTTTTAAAAATGGAGATGGACAAGGGCTTGGTGACATGATCATTTTCTGATGGATGGGGTAGGTTCAATCAGAGATCACCGCCACAGCACAGACACCAGGATTCTGTAATATTTTTTTCCAACATACAATGAAACTCAAGCAAACCTGATTGGAAAGCATGTCAAACGATCACCTGTAAGCCAATAGGGCCTACCAATAACCAATGGTGATTGACTTAGAAGTCAGTGTGAATCTGCTGAGACAGTCTGGTTCCTTAAAAGATGCACTGATTGAAGGGGTTAGACAGAGGAGGGTATTTTTTCGGGGGGTTGACCTCTTTAGAGTTTCTCTCCCTGGGTCTTGGAGCCTGTTCAGAGGCTGTCAGGGCCTGGGCAGatgactgtgagagagagagagaggtgctggaGCCTCATTAGCAGTGAGCACAGAGCTCTTCAGCTCCCCTGGCCACTAATGACTGCACAGTTAACAGTCCACTCTCTGTTTCCTTAATGAAGCCACCAACACAAATCAACAGACAGCCCCTGTCACAACATCCAACGCCAGTCCACTAATATACAAGGACTGAGGGAGAGGGACGGTTTATGAAGCACTGCAACAGGTGAATAAATAGAATGAGTCCTTCCAGGATGAAAAGTTGACTGTACATGATGACATACCAAGCTGGCATCACAAGCAGAAATAGGATAGAAGGTATCAACATAGATCAGAACATATTATGTACTTGTACAAGCCCGAGATCTTGGCTCATTTGATTGATAAGTACATGGCTGAATACGAAACTATTTCAGTTTTCCCCTGCATTGTCACATTACTGCAAACATGAAATGCTAAGCATGAAGTAATTGTGGAGAAATCATTGGTATTATATTTGTGAAACACAAAAGACAAGAGTGCAGAAATTTAAATGGACCTATTTTCTGCCACTGCCAGTGTGTGCTATTTGTGTGCAAGCTTGTAATACTGTAATACTTATTTCACATAGGATTCGCAGTATGTTGCCTGTAAAAACAATTGGGCAATGTTCATATGATCCCCTTTCAAACAGCCCCATCTTTACCTCTTTCTTGTGGGCATTCACCTTTTATATAGACATTACTTACATGGCAATTGAGGAAGAGACTTTCAACTTTTACCTTGTTGTTGTGACCGTTGCAAAAAATAGAGCAGGTAACGTTGCTATTTTGGCCAGACTGCCGTTTTgattatactttttcataatgacAATGACAAGTTGAGGAAGGAGAAGAACAATAAAATGGTCATGGTTTAATACGTGCCAAAGCAGGTAAGATGATAGGGGACATTTATACTGAGGAGTTTTAAACATATTATCGCAATCATGACTAGGTCGGTTGGCGGAAATAAACATACAAGCTTTGTTGCCGGcaatacctttcagatataaGGAAAAGTTGGCACAAAGTTGGCGGCATgctaaagttggcagcaaaacgTCTTGGTTTGAAAGGTGTATATGAGAGTGCTTGATTGTTTTCAGACTGTGAATGGCTCTCATGGCTGTCTCAGACACTCTCATGGTGCATGTCCTCTTTGGGTTGGCTCAGTGAACGCAGACTAATATGACCTGAATGTCCCCACTTATGAACACAGAGCTGCCTCACCTCCCCCTAATGCGGGAACAATGTTTGTTTTGTTCTGTGGGAATACTGACGATGGTGGGGGGGGAGCTCTCAAAACTATTCACCCCTGTTGTCATGGCAGAGGCCTGACAGAGAGCCTTGGCCCTCCGAGAAACACAAACTGATCTGAATCAGAGGTTGGCGCGGATCCCGAGCACCAacgtccatacacacacacacacaccggtccGCTCCGGACCCCAGGCTTCTATAGCCACCGGACCACCTTGTTTTCTCTGGACAGCAAGTCCTGGTCAGCCTCATTATAGTGTGCTGTGATGCCAAGGAGGGACACAAACAGAACTTGTCACAACTCGTTCGTATTCATGGCCAATGGCGGTTAAACCCAGAGAggaaggagagtagagagggaagtAACTTCTTTTCAGCTTTAGTCTGGCCCGTTCTGAGATCACCGCTTCCATAGTACCTCTCTGGTCCCCACAATCTCTCCCCTCTTTGGGGTCTGGGTGGTTGGGAAGCCCTCCAATTTATTTACCACATTGGTGCTGAGATTTGCCATACACAAAGGCTTTACCGACTTGTTGAAAATCAGTTCTGGGAAAGGGGGTGAGAAAGATTGTGTTATGGGGGGAGAAAGCGCTCCCCTTAATTGTGTAGTGTACGCACGTTAGAGCCTGCCTGCTGTTTTAGGTATAGAGTTATTGGTTTACAAATCCCTCTTCCATACCAGCGTTTGATTAAATCTAAAATGGTCATTTTTGCATAATTAAATATACAGAGAAAAAATACACAATAACAACAGATCTCTAAAATCTATTATTTGAAACTAAAAGTGCTAGTCAGTGGTATTAGTTTTCCACAGGGCAGCATTGTGTGCAACAGACATAACTAATACAATGATACAACatagtattacatttacatttacattatttagcagacgctcttatccagagcgacttacaggagcaattagggttaagtgccttgctcaagggcacatcgacagatttttcacctagttggctcggggattagaaccagcgacctttcggttactggcacaacgctcttaaccactaagctacctgccgccttaaCCACTAGTAGCCTGCTCACCATGCTGCTAGGCTAAATAAATACTGCAGAAGTGGATAATCTCCAAGTGACAGTCCTGAGGTTATTAACCATGAATCCTGCTAAACGTCCTTCTATCATTAGCAAATTGCCCTCCGAATACTCATTATAACACTATGGCAACAAGATCTGAAGTAGTTTAgaccacacacatacaaatgtAGACCATGTATGTGTTCAGAATAGTTTTAGAGGGATTGACTGCCTTAGTCTACTCTCAATCAACCAGAAAGGACCTGCAACTGGGAAGCTACTGCCCCCTGCTGTTCACAAGCTTCATGTAGGTAGGCTTGGATCTTCCCTTAAGGAAAtcctttacacacacatacatgaggTAAAAGTTGGCGGAGGTACTGCTATTTTCCTCATTGACTGAAGTGATTAGAAATGAGAGGCACTTTTCCTCATGTTGTGAAGAGTGCCGTGGCATGGACCTTTAATGAGAGCAACAGAAACACTAACTTTCTCCCACATTGACTCTTTCATACACatgaaacagacagacaacacCACATGTAAAGCACCGACCATCATCCCAACAACCCAAAGCCACAGTGAGATGCTATACTGTTTGGCAACAATAACCATATGAATTCTGCAGACCATGTATAAAGTTGTTTTCACCATTGTTTTTAGTTAGTATCATACACAAGCATGTCCTATTAAAAACACAACCATCaacttaattgaaacaataatgtacaaacatgttaacacagatacagtatTTACTATTATTTGCCATAAAAATAACCATTTATAGTTCATTCTCAAAGGTCCCACAAATACTTATGCCCAAGCATGCAAACAAATAAGTAAAGATATTTTGTTGCTGTTGTCAATAATCAACAATTACTTAGGTAATGTTGGCCATGTAGGATGCAAAATAATTCATAGACATGTAAGTTTAGTTTATACAAAATTAGATAGAAGCCTTCATCGTTAGTTCATATGGCTGGCACCTGTAGAATCTCAATTTATCTAGTGGACTTCTTTATCAACAGCCACAGAATAACAGATTTTACATTTTATAATGGGTTATTCATGACTCGTGATGAGACAAAAACTGACCAAGTAGTATCTGTACATTACTGGGTAGAAATTAGCTATTACATGATGATATAATTCAATGGTAAGAAAGGGGAAAGAATATACAaaaatcaataaatatatattttgtttgtAAACCATGTGTTGCAGATATTGCTTGAACATTGACATGGCTAATGAAAATGTAACTGGCCATGTTGCTTAGTTTAATGAACCTGGCTGCTGTTTCTAAAGTAACAGAAGAGTGTCAGCACAACAGATAGAGAAGATGACATATAACGCAAAtgtatatatagatatacagtggggagaacaagtatttgatacactgccgattttgaaggttttcctacttacaaagcatgtagaggtctgtaatttgtatcataggtacacttcaactgtgagagacggaatctaaaacaaaaaatccagaaaatcacattgtatgatttttaagtaattaatttgcattttattgcatgacataagtatttgatacattagaaaagcagaacttaatatttggtacagaaacctttgtttgcaattacagagatcatacgtttcctgtaggtcttgaccaggtttgcacacactgcagcagggattttggcccactcctccatacagaccttctccagatccttcaggtttcggggttgttgctgggcaatacagactttcagctccctccaaagattttctattgggttcaggtctggagactggctaggccactccaggaccttgagatgcttcttacggagccactccttagttgccctggctgtgtgtttcgggtcgttgtcatgctgaaagacccagccacaacccatcttcaatgctcttactgagggaaggaggttgttggccaagatctcgcgatacatggccccatccatcctccccccaatacggtgcagtcgtcctgtcccctttgcagaaaagcatccccaaagaatgatgtttccacctccatgcttcatggttggaatggtgttcttggggttgtactcatccttcttcttcctccaaacacggcgagtggattttagaccaaaagctctatttttgtctcatcagaccacatgaccttctcccattcctcctctggatcatccagatggtcattggcaaacttcagacgggcctggacatgcgctggcttgagcagggggaccttgcgtgcgctgcaggattttaatccatgacggcgtagtgcgttactaatggttttctttgagactgtggtcccagctctcttcaggtcattgaccaggatctgccgtgtagttctgggctgatccctcaccttcctcatgatcattgatgccccacgaggtgagatcttgcatggagccccagaccgcgggtgattgactgtcatcttgaacttcttccattttcttccagttgttgccttctcaccaagctgcttgcctattgtcctgtagcccattccagccttgtgcaggtctacaattttatccctgatgtccttacacagctctctggtcttggccattgtggagaggttggagtctgtttgattgagtgtgtggacaggtgtcttttatacaggtaacgagttcaaacaggtgcagttaatacaggtaatgagtggagaacaggagggcttcttaaagaaaaactaacaggtctgtgagagccggaattcttactggttggtaggtgatcaaatatttatgtcatgcaataaaatgcaaattaattacttaaaaatcatacaatgtgattttctggattttttgttttagattccgtctctcacagttgaagtgttcctatgataaaaattacagacctctacatgctttgtaagtaggaaaacctgcaaaatcggcagtgtatcaaatacttgttctccccactgtatattgacatTAGAGATTACATCGCGGGTACTCTTTAACAACACCTACCATTAGCCTTTAAAAAATTAGAAATGGAGATACTTGTGCACACTCCAAGTATTTGAATCAAATGGTGTAATGATCCCCCTTCAAAAaaggtacatacagtgggggaaaaaagtatttagtcagccaccaattgtgcaagttctcccacttaaaaagatgagagaggcctgtaattttcatcataggtacacgtcaactatgacagacaaaatgagaaaaaaaatccagaaaatcacattgtaggatttttaatgaatttatttgcaaattatggtggaaaataagtatttggtcaataacaaaagtttctcaatactttgttatataccctttgttggcaatgacacaggtcaaacgttttctgtaagtcttcacaaggttttcacacactgttgctggtattttggcccattcctccatgcagatctcctctagagcagttatgttttggggctgtcgctgggcaacacagactttcaactccctccaaagattttctatggggttgagatctggagactggctaggccactcgaggaccttgaaatgcttcttacgaagccactccttcattgcccgggtggtgtgtttgggatcattgtcatgctgaaagacccagccacgtttcatcttcaatgcccttgctgatggaaggaggttttcactcaaaatctcacgatacatggccccattcattctttcctttacacggatcagtcgtcctggtccctttgcagaaaaacagtcccaaagcatgatgtttccacccccatacttcacagtaggtatggtgttctttggatgcaactcagcattctttgtcctccaaacacgacgagttgagtttttaccaaaaagttctattttggtttcatctgaccatatgacattctcccaatcctcttctggatcatccaaatgcactctagcaaacttcagacgggcctggacatgtattggcttaagcagggggacacgtctggcactgcaggatttgagtccctggtggcgtagtgtgttactgatggtaggctttgttactttggtcccagctctctgcaggtcattcactaggtccccctgtgtggttctgggatttttgctcaccgttcttgtgatcattttgaccccacggggtgagatcttgcgtggagccccagatcgagggagattatcagtggtcttgtatgtcttccatttcctaataattgctcccacagttgatttcttcaaaccaagctgcttaccttttgcagatttagtcttcccagcctggtgcaggtctaccattttgtttctggtgtcctttgacagctctttggtcttggccatagtggagtttggagtgtgactgtttgaggttgtggacaggtgtcttttatactgataacaagttcaaacaggtgccattaatacaggtaacgagtggaggacagaggagcctcttaaagaagaagttacaggtctgtgagagccagaaatcttgcttgtttgtaggtgactaaatacttattttccaccataatttgcaaataaattcattaaaaatcctacaatgtgattttctggaaaaaaaatctcaatttgtctgtcatagttgacgtgtacctatgatgaaaattccaggcctctctcatctttttaagtgggagaacttgcacaattggtggctgactaaatacttttttcccccactgtacatgtacagtaccaatTCAGTTGGGCACTGTCGTTGGGAAGTGATAAGACTTGGTCTATGGTCTGAGACTTATATTGTTTAAAATTTGATATCAGTGTGGTAAACTTGACTTTGGGGCTGTTAATTTATGTAGTGTTCAAACTCCATAGTCTTTTCTACCTATTGGAAGCAGAGGTTACGTACAGCACAGTACTCTGCCCTGTCTCCGGATCAGTTGAATATGAACCTCAATATCAACAGAGATGATGAAGCATGAGATATTAACACAATTATATTTTTCTTTTCAGGGCAGTTAAGTACCACTTTATCCATCAGAGGTCATATGTCACTAGAATAAGTATTATATTAcaaaaaaagaaaatgaacaGTGCAAGTAAAAGGTTTCCAGGCTCTCTTCAGGAGAGTGGGATCAGGCGAGGGCTCTCGGCGAGAGAGGGCCATCTAAAGaaaagagggggagaaaggacaAGCTGGGGAGGATAGAGGACAGGGCGCAAGGGACCTGGGACATGTGCAGGCCTGTGGGGTGGTCTCAGGGCTGTGTCGGTGAGATGAGGTTCTCATGATGTGCTCCGCTTGATTCTGGAGTGCTGGATCAGCCACTGTAGTGTTATATCTGGAGgtaaaataacaaataacaaaagtttaaatgccatgaaataaataatggaaataaCAAGTCATAAAGTCGTCAGATACCAATGTTGTCCTTTTCCTTGCAGGAGATGGAGTAACAGCAGATCTCTCTGTCCTGGATGGCCGAGAGGTTCCTGTGGACCACAGAACAGCCATGAGTATCACTCATtctcacccacacacccacacacccacacaccacacacacacacacacacacacacacacacacacacacacacacacacacacacagctggtgcttACATCCTCTCAATCAGCTCTTTCTCATCGAGCGCCCCAGGAAGATCTCTCTTGTTCCCCAAGACAAGAACCTGTGAGGGGGAAACAATATGGAGAGTTGGACAAAGTAAAAGTAATAtgaatatatgccatttagcagacgcttttatccaaagcgactttgtcatgcgtgcatacattttacgtacggGTCGTaccaggaattgaacccactatcctgcattgcaagcgccatgctctaacaacttaGCTAGAGGACCACAGCGAGGAAATGTAAGCAATTAGGCCTACTACTGTAGCTACTAGATCAGCAAACTCTGTATGGGGTACTCACAGGAATACCCTGGAGCTGGGGCTTGTCCAACAAGTTGTGTAGTTCATTCTTAGAGGCCTCGATCTTCTCTGGGTCTGCTGCATCAAC
This portion of the Coregonus clupeaformis isolate EN_2021a chromosome 24, ASM2061545v1, whole genome shotgun sequence genome encodes:
- the LOC121538341 gene encoding G-protein coupled receptor 37-like 1, translating into MIPFISLVILLTVWASDAKKIPQTNSASVEKDMSNLDIQVIQSHGYGDEDVKQLQFDKQHKRAPRAAEIKDTDAGEPQSTFSQSYENEFFTTPRATQFSNSTLDTGATGANTDGDQGNTSTTERGITHIHNPLYPVTDSSYTAYAVMFLSLVVFAVGIIGNLAVMCIVWHNYYMRSAWNYILASLAFWDFLVLCFCLPVVVFNELTNKRLLGDISCRVVPYMEVTSLGVTSFSLCALGIDRFNATTSSQPKTRRIERCQSVLAKLLVIWVGSMVLAAPELLLWQLSQAVSPATGALMDSCTMNPTTNLPESIYALVINYHECRMWWYFGCYFCLPVVFTLLCQLATCHVSHDSIPERLEERSPSKKQKIQHNQQVERQLNCTVMALAVVYGVCALPENACNIVLAYTAMPISENTATLLALINQFFLFFKSSVTPLLLLCLCKSLGQAFMDCCCCCCEECQPGSSSSPGTEAKLKSTNEMSSSIFFDKAKDSSTILSIS
- the LOC121537491 gene encoding ADP-ribosylation factor-like protein 8A, coding for MIALFNKLLDWFKALFWKEEMELTLVGLQYSGKTTFVNVIASGQFSEDMIPTVGFNMRKITKGNVTIKLWDIGGQPRFRSMWERYCRGVSAIVYMVDAADPEKIEASKNELHNLLDKPQLQGIPVLVLGNKRDLPGALDEKELIERMNLSAIQDREICCYSISCKEKDNIDITLQWLIQHSRIKRSTS